The genomic region TCCAGCACAGCCCGGCCTCCCGACCGACTCACTGGGGCACCCGGGCCCAGTCGGCCAGGAACTGCTCCAGTCCCACATCGGTCATGGGGTGGCGGAACAACTGCTCCACCACATCCAGGCGGGAGGTTACCACCTCGGCACCCGCCAACGCCGCCTCCAGGATGTGCATCGGATGCCGGACCGCGGCCACGATCACCTTGGTTCCGTAACCATAGTGCCCGTAGATGGTCTGGATCTGACGGACGATCTCCATGCCGGAATGGCCAATGCCATCCAGCCGACCAACGAAGGGGCTGACGTAGGTAGCTCCGGCCTTGGCCGCCAGGAGGGCCTGAGCGGCGTTGAACACCAGGGTGAGGTTGGTGCGAATGCCCATACGCGACAGCCGCCATGTGGCCTTGATCCCCTCCTCGATGGTCGGTATCTTCACCACTACATTGGGGCCGATGGAGGCGATGTCCTGCGCTTCCGCCACCATGCCGTCGGCTTCGGTAGCCACTACCTCCACGCTGACGGGGCCGTCAACCAACTGGCAGATCTCCTCCACCACTTCCCGAAAGCGGCGGCCGGTGGCCGCAATGTGAGACGGGTTCGTGGTCACTCCGTCCAGGATCCCCCATTCCTTGGCTCGGCGGATCTCCTCCACCTTGGCCGTGTCCAGAAACAGCTCCATGTTCGTTGTCCTCTATTGTCCTTGGTGTTCAAGGCGCTCGAATGCGCTTCTAGCGCACCGTCACCAGCCCTCGTAGGCCATCGAGAGTCTTCTCCCCGATCCCCTGCACGTTCATCAGCTCCTCGATGGTGCTGAATGGCCCCCGGCTCTCGCGATACTCGACGATGCGCCCCGCCAGGACCGGCCCGATCCCCGGCAGCATTTCCAGCTCCACCACTCCGGCCTGGTTTATGTCGAGTGGGGCCAGGGCCCGGCTCGGCTGCTCGCCGGGCACGTGGACCACCGTCCCCTCGCCCAACGGAAGCATGGCATCGATCGCATCGGCAGCCGCCCCGGCCAAGGGCCCCCCTGCAGCCGCCACGGCGTCGGCCACGGTAGCGTCCGCTGGCAGGCGGTATATGCCGGGGTACCTGACCGCGCCACTAACGCAGACGGTAACCTCTCGCCCTCCGAGAGCTCTGGCAGTGGCCGCCGTGGCCAGCGTGATGGGCTGCGGGTCCGGCCAGCGCAGGGCCACGACCACCAACCCTATGACCGCCAGGTTCGCCAACACCGAGGCAGCCACCACCCGCGCGAGACCGCCCCTGCCGGGCGCTGGAGTGGTTGCGCCCACTGCCTCCGCCCCTCGTGAGATGGCCAATTGTCCTAGATTGCCCTAGACTAGTCAACGTCTCGTGCAGCAAGGCACTTCCGGCCAGCACCGCCGCCCGCTGCCATCTGGACGCGCGCGCCGGGTCAGCGGCGGCGTTGGCCGCACAGTCCCCGCAAGGGCCACCAGGAGGCGTTTCGCATGTCCGACAAGCTAGCCATCGAGGGTGGGTCGCCGGTGAGGCAGGAGCCTTTCCCCACACGCATCCAGATAGACGAGCGGGAGATAGAAGCAGTCCTGGCTCTCCTGCGCCGAGTCGCCGACCAGGGGGGAGCATTCGACCGCTACGGCGGCACCGAGGTAGACGCCTACGAGCAGGAGTTCGCCGCCCATGTGGGCACTCGCTTCGGGACGGCGACTAGCAGTGGCACTGCTGCCATCCACAGCGCTTTGGGCGCTCTGCGGCTCGACATCGGCTCGGAGGTCATCTCCGCTCCCATCACCGACCCGGGCGCGGTCATGCCCATCATCTGGTCCAACTGCATTCCCATCTTCGCCGATGTGGACCCGGAGACGGTGAACATGGATCCCCAGTCGGTGGCGGAGCGAATCACCGACCGGACTCGGGCCATCATCGTGTGCCATCTCGCCGGTCAACCCGCCGACATAGACCCCATCATGGAGCTGGCAGCGCGCCACAACCTCTACGTCATCGAGGACTGCGCTCAGGCTCATGACGCCGAGTACAAGGGCCGCAAGGTGGGTTCCATCGGGCACCTGGCCGCCTTCAGCCTGATGAGCGGCAAGCACAGCACCGCCGGTGGTCAGGGCGGCATGGTGCTAACCAATGACGAGGAGCTGTACTGGAACGCCAAGCGTTTCGCCGACCGGGGCAAGCCCTTCAACAGCGACGAGACGTCGAACCTATTCCTGGGCATGAACTACCGCATGACCGAACTCCAGGGAGCCATCGGGCGGGTCCAGCTGGAGAAGCTGCCCGAGATCGTGAATCGCCGTCGCCGGGCCGTGGAGATGATCCGCGAACGCACGGACGGTCTCCAGGCCATCCGCCTGGGCAAGGTAATCAAGGATGTGAACCCGTCGTACTGGTTCCTGTTCCTGCGGGTGTACCCCGAGCGGCTGCGCGTGCCCAAGGCCGACGTGGCCGCCGCTCTGCGGGCGGAGGGCCTGCCGGTGTCCGCCTCCTACGCCTGGGTCATGCCCGATACCTACTGGATGCAACACCGGGCTACCTACGGGGAGTCTCGCTGCCCCTGGGTCTGCCCTTACTACGGCCGCGAGGTTAGCTACGAGGGCAAGCTCCCGAACGCCCACCTAGCCCGAGAGAACCACATGACTCTTGCCGTCCACGAGTGCTATGGGGAGAAGGAGTCCGAGGACATCGCCGCCGCCTTGCGCAAGGTCGAAGGAGCCTACCTGAAGTAGGCTTGCTCCTTCGAGCACGTCAGACGGGGAAGGGGGATCCCCCTTCCCCGTCTCTGTAAGCCTCGAGCTTCGAGGTACGCGTTAGCGCATGCTGATCTCGACGTTCTCCGCCACGCCCCCAAGGATGGTGTAGGTACCGGGCACCGTCTGCAGTACCGAGCCTGGTACGTATGGCGTCACCGGGCCGTGCGCTACCAGCCGGGCGATGAACCTCTGCCAGCTCATGCTCCCTGGCGGCCCGCACATCCCATCCAGCCAGAAGCTGCGGTCCCGCGCCCCCAGTATCTGAGCTGGGCCGATGGTGGCCGCTTTGGGCGGTACCCAGGACCAGTCGCTGTTGAACGAGTGCAAGGCGTTCTGCATGATGGTGATCGGGTGCAGCTCCACGATCCGCGGCCCGGCCTGCTTCCAGGCCTCGAAGTCCCCTCCGAAATCATCGGCCAGGTGGGGTTCCCAGAAAGCGATGTGGCCGGACCAGCCGATCCCCCCGTAGCAGACGTCCGGGCCGCCCGCGTCCTCGATCATCTTGCCGTAGTCCCCGATGTTATCGCTATTGGGGAAATGGATGTTCGCCTCCAGCATGCGCAGCTCTGGGTCTATGCGGCCAAAGAAGCTCTCCCACATGGCGGTGGCGAAAGAGCCAGGCCAGTCCGGTGGGGCGGTTCGGCCCTCGTCATCGGCGTACTCATCCATGTTGAAGGTGTGGACGTGCCGACAGCTTATGCGCAGCCGGTTGATCATCTCCGTGGCTATGGTGTACTGAGGCACCGGCCCCACTGGAAGGATCATGACCAGGTTGCGGCCTTCCTCGGCAGACTGAGCGATTCGCTGCACAATGTCCAGGGCGAAGGCGGCATAGAACTCGGCCGAGTCTTCGATCACACGGATGCGGAAGTCGGGGTTGCTGTGCTTAGTGATGTCCTCCTTCTTGATGGCACGGGCCTTGGCGCAGGCCTCGGCGTCGCGGAAGGCCAGGAAGGCAGACGGGTTGTACGTGAACGGCATCGGTGCTCA from Anaerolineae bacterium harbors:
- the fsa gene encoding fructose-6-phosphate aldolase, with translation MELFLDTAKVEEIRRAKEWGILDGVTTNPSHIAATGRRFREVVEEICQLVDGPVSVEVVATEADGMVAEAQDIASIGPNVVVKIPTIEEGIKATWRLSRMGIRTNLTLVFNAAQALLAAKAGATYVSPFVGRLDGIGHSGMEIVRQIQTIYGHYGYGTKVIVAAVRHPMHILEAALAGAEVVTSRLDVVEQLFRHPMTDVGLEQFLADWARVPQ
- a CDS encoding helix-hairpin-helix domain-containing protein, which codes for MGATTPAPGRGGLARVVAASVLANLAVIGLVVVALRWPDPQPITLATAATARALGGREVTVCVSGAVRYPGIYRLPADATVADAVAAAGGPLAGAAADAIDAMLPLGEGTVVHVPGEQPSRALAPLDINQAGVVELEMLPGIGPVLAGRIVEYRESRGPFSTIEELMNVQGIGEKTLDGLRGLVTVR
- a CDS encoding DegT/DnrJ/EryC1/StrS family aminotransferase; this encodes MSDKLAIEGGSPVRQEPFPTRIQIDEREIEAVLALLRRVADQGGAFDRYGGTEVDAYEQEFAAHVGTRFGTATSSGTAAIHSALGALRLDIGSEVISAPITDPGAVMPIIWSNCIPIFADVDPETVNMDPQSVAERITDRTRAIIVCHLAGQPADIDPIMELAARHNLYVIEDCAQAHDAEYKGRKVGSIGHLAAFSLMSGKHSTAGGQGGMVLTNDEELYWNAKRFADRGKPFNSDETSNLFLGMNYRMTELQGAIGRVQLEKLPEIVNRRRRAVEMIRERTDGLQAIRLGKVIKDVNPSYWFLFLRVYPERLRVPKADVAAALRAEGLPVSASYAWVMPDTYWMQHRATYGESRCPWVCPYYGREVSYEGKLPNAHLARENHMTLAVHECYGEKESEDIAAALRKVEGAYLK